Proteins encoded within one genomic window of Eleutherodactylus coqui strain aEleCoq1 chromosome 1, aEleCoq1.hap1, whole genome shotgun sequence:
- the GJB2 gene encoding gap junction beta-2 protein isoform X1 translates to MDSKQKRPVNNMDWGSLYEIIGGVNKHSTSIGKIWLSVLFIFRIMILVVAAESVWGDEQSDFNCNTLQPGCKNVCYDHVFPVSHIRLWCLQLIFVATPALLVAMHVAYLKHEEKRQLQKKGQCDEKNLEELRQRKIRIVGTLWWTYTTSILFRVIFEAAFMYLFYFLYAGFHMQRLVRCSDWPCPNLVDCFISRPTEKTVFTFFMIIVSGICMVLNVAELSYLILQASLRRSRRKAKKHSNHIAGKEEKQNMLNEQKDQ, encoded by the coding sequence AAACGGCCTGTCAACAACATGGATTGGGGATCTCTTTACGAGATAATTGGAGGAGTCAACAAACATTCCACTAGCATTGGCAAAATCTGGCTCTCTGTACTCTTCATATTCCGTATTATGATCCTGGTGGTGGCTGCAGAGAGTGTTTGGGGTGATGAACAGTCAGACTTCAACTGCAACACCTTACAGCCTGGGTGTAAGAACGTTTGCTATGATCATGTGTTCCCAGTATCTCACATCAGGCTCTGGTGCCTTCAACTCATTTTTGTAGCCACACCAGCATTGCTGGTCGCTATGCATGTGGCCTACTTGAAACACGAAGAGAAAAGGCAACTACAGAAGAAGGGTCAGTGTGACGAAAAGAACCTGGAAGAACTGAGGCAGCGTAAAATTAGAATTGTGGGTACACTGTGGTGGACATATACTACCAGCATCTTGTTCAGAGTCATTTTTGAAGCTGCTTTTATGTACCTCTTCTATTTCCTCTATGCCGGTTTCCATATGCAACGTCTAGTCAGATGTTCAGACTGGCCTTGTCCGAATCTTGTTGATTGTTTCATTTCTCGGCCTACTGAAAAGACTGTATTTACCTTCTTCATGATCATTGTATCTGGCATTTGCATGGTCCTCAACGTAGCAGAGTTGTCCTATCTCATTCTCCAGGCATCACTGAGAAGATCCAGGAGGAAGGCCAAGAAACACAGCAACCACATTGCTGGAAAAGAAGAGAAACAGAACATGCTAAACGAGCAGAAGGATCAATAA
- the GJB2 gene encoding gap junction beta-2 protein isoform X2: protein MDWGSLYEIIGGVNKHSTSIGKIWLSVLFIFRIMILVVAAESVWGDEQSDFNCNTLQPGCKNVCYDHVFPVSHIRLWCLQLIFVATPALLVAMHVAYLKHEEKRQLQKKGQCDEKNLEELRQRKIRIVGTLWWTYTTSILFRVIFEAAFMYLFYFLYAGFHMQRLVRCSDWPCPNLVDCFISRPTEKTVFTFFMIIVSGICMVLNVAELSYLILQASLRRSRRKAKKHSNHIAGKEEKQNMLNEQKDQ, encoded by the coding sequence ATGGATTGGGGATCTCTTTACGAGATAATTGGAGGAGTCAACAAACATTCCACTAGCATTGGCAAAATCTGGCTCTCTGTACTCTTCATATTCCGTATTATGATCCTGGTGGTGGCTGCAGAGAGTGTTTGGGGTGATGAACAGTCAGACTTCAACTGCAACACCTTACAGCCTGGGTGTAAGAACGTTTGCTATGATCATGTGTTCCCAGTATCTCACATCAGGCTCTGGTGCCTTCAACTCATTTTTGTAGCCACACCAGCATTGCTGGTCGCTATGCATGTGGCCTACTTGAAACACGAAGAGAAAAGGCAACTACAGAAGAAGGGTCAGTGTGACGAAAAGAACCTGGAAGAACTGAGGCAGCGTAAAATTAGAATTGTGGGTACACTGTGGTGGACATATACTACCAGCATCTTGTTCAGAGTCATTTTTGAAGCTGCTTTTATGTACCTCTTCTATTTCCTCTATGCCGGTTTCCATATGCAACGTCTAGTCAGATGTTCAGACTGGCCTTGTCCGAATCTTGTTGATTGTTTCATTTCTCGGCCTACTGAAAAGACTGTATTTACCTTCTTCATGATCATTGTATCTGGCATTTGCATGGTCCTCAACGTAGCAGAGTTGTCCTATCTCATTCTCCAGGCATCACTGAGAAGATCCAGGAGGAAGGCCAAGAAACACAGCAACCACATTGCTGGAAAAGAAGAGAAACAGAACATGCTAAACGAGCAGAAGGATCAATAA